A part of Oculatellaceae cyanobacterium genomic DNA contains:
- a CDS encoding AAA family ATPase: protein MSINIADYKLLTTIYESATHLIYRAVKESEPESEPASIIIKLIKAEYPTVEQLTRLRHEYNILQSLDIAGVVKPIALCNYQQGLALVLSDFDGEPLTGAIAQALTCQFASNFNLKNFLTIAINLATTIGELHQNHIIHKDIKPDNIFINSATGEIKIIDFSISSSLSRENSSISNPNLIAGSLSYISPEQTGKMNRSIDYRTDFYSLGVTFYEILTHQLPFSTNDALELVHSHIAKIPAKPQEVAPIPQALSDIVMKLLAKTAEDRYQSALGLKADLEICLEQLQTTGEIREFPIGQLDNSSQFSIPQKLYNREKEVAILMNAFDSVSHGATEIMLVSGYSGIGKSSLVNEVHKPIVRQRGYFISGKFDQFKRNIPYASLIQAFQGLMEQLLTESVEKIAIWKSKLLEAFGSNGQVIINVIPEIERIIGSQPPVPELGATESQNRFNRVFQQFINVFAQPKHPLVLFLDDLQWADLASLKLIELLIYESGCQYLLVIGAYRDNEVNPTHPLMLTLKEIKSAGAVVNNIVLRALEVAHVNQLVSDTLHSEQLKTKSLGELLFSKTRGNPFFLTQLLESLYQDNLLLFNFSKVCWEWDSDRLNSINITDNVVELMVSQIQRLRSKTQNVLKLAACIGDKFTLDVLALVNNKSQFETANDLWEALQAGLILPLSEAYKVPLLLDIETSYNLPIEPIKVSYRFLHDRVQQAAYSLIADADKKETHLKIGRLLLQNQTDEEQQENIFDLVNQLNYGTELLTLESEKSQLAELNFIAGQKAKASTAYESAVKYLNLGLRLLPVDSWESHYNLTLALHTEAAEAAFLSGDFEEMQRLAEIVQNCAKTLLDIVKVYEVQIQAYMGQNKLLEALNTGLQALKQLGVEFPDSPNPSDIGQALGETAAILSGRRTEDLINLPEMTDAHQLAAIRILSSIFSACYSGMPSLVPLTVCKQIDLSVQYGNASVSPFAYSVYSLLLCGAVGDIERGYEFGQLALRLVSKLNAKEIEAKTRHLVYAAVQHWKEHVRNTLEPFLSVFSNGLETGDLEYAGYAVMVWSHYSFFVGKELTQLEREIAIYTDAIHKISQETALNNTKICWQAVLNVMGRSQSLYQLKGEAYDEEKMLPLHQQTNNQLAIHYLYLHKLALCYLFENYSEALKNIPQVESSFGASTGQLTVVIFYFYDSLVRLAVYSDSQYEQEEILNRVQANQEKMQQWAHYAPMNHLHKYYLVEAERHRVLGEKIAAMEMYDKAIALAQENEYINEEALAYELAAKFYLSWGKQTIAQTYMNNAYHAYIGWGAVAKVNYLEEKYPQLIVRYSHLADRSLSIDQATTVTSFSSADSTDFLDLATVMKASQSINSEIVLANLLDKLMKTLIENAGAETGALILSKSDELFIEASGNKDEVKVLESIPVATSQQLPIAVLNYVARTEKDVILNDASNEDVFQADAYIKEHQPKSVLCMPIVYQGKLTALLYLENNLITGAFTPKRVEVLRLLSSQAAIALLNAQLYTNLETANQQLAEYSDTLKAKVEERTQQLKEKNERLEVEIKERERAEKAADAANQAKSEFLANMSHELRTPLNGILGYTQISKKDRDLSHQHKHRIDIIHQCGEHLLTLINDVLDLSKIEARKMELYPKVFHFSEFLQGLVEICRIKADQKGIFLNYQILSTLPKLIQADDKRLRQILLNLLGNAIKFTEQGAVTLQVSYQYEKVEFQIEDTGIGIAEDDLEAIFSPFQQVGENSRKTEGTGLGLAITHQLLELMGGSINVKSRLGQGSIFTIELYLPEVDKKADVATFIERNIIGYQGDKLKILIVDDKWTNRSVLVNMLSPMGFEIMEATDGLDGLKKANEFKPNAILMDLVMPVLDGFEATRQLRMIPKLKDTVVIAISASVLEPEQRQSIEVGCNDFLSKPIRQTDLLEKLRIYLGLEWIYEDLIENQQEIQDTNFQLQNLTESSGIENDQLIIPPAAEIAKLLDLAMRGDLRSIAKEATKLKELDPQLEPFATHLCQLAKEFKGKQIREFLKQF from the coding sequence ATGAGTATTAATATTGCAGATTACAAGCTACTCACCACTATTTATGAGAGTGCGACTCACTTAATTTATCGGGCTGTCAAAGAATCTGAACCTGAATCAGAACCAGCCTCAATAATTATTAAACTTATTAAAGCTGAATATCCTACGGTAGAACAACTTACCCGCTTAAGACATGAATATAATATCCTGCAATCTCTGGATATAGCAGGAGTTGTTAAACCTATAGCTTTGTGTAACTATCAACAAGGTTTGGCGCTGGTGTTGTCAGATTTTGATGGAGAACCTCTGACAGGCGCGATCGCGCAAGCGCTGACTTGTCAGTTCGCATCCAACTTTAATTTAAAGAATTTCTTAACAATTGCGATTAACTTAGCTACAACAATTGGTGAGCTACACCAAAATCATATTATCCACAAAGATATTAAACCAGACAATATTTTTATTAATTCTGCAACAGGTGAAATAAAAATTATTGATTTTAGTATTTCGTCATCCCTATCAAGAGAAAATTCTAGCATTAGCAACCCTAACTTAATTGCAGGTAGTCTTTCCTATATCTCACCAGAACAAACTGGCAAGATGAACCGTTCAATAGATTACCGCACTGACTTTTATTCGTTAGGTGTCACCTTCTATGAAATACTTACTCATCAGTTGCCATTTTCCACAAATGATGCTTTAGAATTAGTGCATTCTCATATTGCAAAAATACCAGCAAAACCGCAGGAAGTAGCGCCAATTCCTCAAGCTTTGTCTGATATTGTGATGAAATTATTAGCTAAAACTGCTGAAGATAGATACCAAAGTGCTTTAGGACTAAAAGCTGATTTAGAAATATGTTTAGAGCAATTACAAACAACGGGAGAAATTAGAGAATTCCCTATTGGTCAACTTGATAATAGTAGTCAATTTTCGATTCCTCAAAAACTTTATAATCGTGAAAAAGAAGTTGCTATATTGATGAACGCTTTTGATAGTGTTAGTCATGGCGCAACCGAAATAATGTTAGTAAGCGGTTACTCAGGTATTGGTAAATCTTCTTTAGTTAATGAAGTTCATAAACCGATTGTCCGCCAACGGGGTTATTTTATTTCAGGAAAATTTGACCAATTTAAGCGCAATATTCCTTATGCTTCTTTAATTCAAGCTTTTCAAGGATTAATGGAGCAATTGCTTACAGAAAGTGTCGAAAAAATAGCTATTTGGAAAAGCAAACTTTTAGAAGCTTTCGGCTCTAATGGTCAAGTAATTATTAATGTTATTCCTGAAATTGAACGCATTATTGGTTCTCAGCCTCCTGTACCGGAATTAGGGGCGACGGAATCTCAAAACAGATTTAATCGGGTGTTTCAACAATTTATTAATGTTTTTGCTCAACCAAAACACCCATTGGTTTTATTTTTAGATGATTTGCAGTGGGCTGATTTAGCATCTTTAAAGTTAATTGAATTACTAATATATGAATCTGGGTGTCAATATCTATTAGTTATTGGCGCGTATCGCGATAACGAAGTCAACCCAACTCATCCATTAATGTTGACTTTAAAAGAAATTAAATCTGCTGGTGCGGTAGTAAATAATATAGTGCTTCGAGCTTTAGAAGTTGCTCATGTCAATCAATTAGTGAGCGACACACTGCATAGTGAGCAGTTAAAAACTAAATCGTTAGGGGAGTTATTATTTAGCAAAACTAGAGGTAATCCTTTTTTCTTAACTCAACTGCTGGAATCTCTTTATCAAGACAATTTGCTGTTATTTAATTTTAGCAAAGTTTGTTGGGAATGGGATAGCGATCGCCTTAACTCCATTAATATCACTGATAATGTTGTTGAGTTAATGGTCAGTCAGATACAAAGGCTACGATCCAAAACTCAAAATGTTTTAAAATTAGCCGCCTGCATTGGTGACAAATTTACCTTAGATGTTTTAGCTCTTGTCAATAACAAATCACAATTTGAAACAGCTAATGATTTATGGGAAGCACTACAAGCTGGTTTAATTTTACCTCTTTCGGAAGCCTATAAAGTTCCTTTATTACTTGATATCGAAACTTCATATAATTTACCAATTGAGCCGATAAAAGTTAGTTATAGATTTCTCCACGACCGAGTGCAACAAGCTGCGTATTCTCTAATTGCAGATGCAGACAAAAAAGAGACTCATTTAAAAATTGGTCGATTATTATTACAAAATCAGACAGATGAAGAACAGCAAGAAAATATATTTGATTTAGTAAATCAACTCAATTATGGTACTGAGTTACTTACCTTAGAATCAGAAAAATCTCAGTTAGCTGAACTAAATTTCATTGCAGGTCAAAAAGCAAAAGCATCAACAGCATACGAGTCGGCTGTTAAATATTTAAATTTAGGTTTGAGATTGTTGCCAGTAGATAGTTGGGAATCTCACTACAACCTAACATTAGCACTACATACCGAAGCAGCAGAGGCAGCATTTCTGAGTGGTGACTTTGAAGAAATGCAGAGGTTGGCTGAAATAGTGCAAAACTGCGCCAAAACGCTATTAGACATCGTAAAAGTGTACGAAGTGCAGATTCAAGCTTATATGGGGCAGAACAAGCTACTAGAAGCACTGAATACGGGGCTGCAAGCCTTAAAGCAGTTGGGGGTAGAGTTTCCCGACTCGCCAAATCCATCTGATATTGGGCAGGCGCTAGGGGAAACTGCGGCAATTTTGAGCGGAAGGCGGACTGAGGACTTAATCAATCTCCCTGAAATGACAGATGCTCATCAACTAGCAGCTATCAGGATTTTATCAAGTATATTTTCTGCTTGCTATTCTGGGATGCCCTCACTGGTGCCTTTAACAGTGTGCAAACAAATTGATTTATCCGTTCAATATGGCAATGCTTCTGTATCTCCTTTTGCATATTCCGTATATAGTCTTCTTCTGTGCGGGGCTGTAGGAGATATTGAGCGGGGCTATGAGTTCGGTCAATTAGCTTTACGTCTAGTCTCAAAGTTAAATGCCAAAGAAATCGAAGCCAAGACTCGCCACTTAGTCTATGCTGCCGTTCAACATTGGAAAGAACACGTCCGCAATACCTTAGAACCTTTCCTGTCAGTTTTCTCTAACGGACTGGAAACCGGAGATTTAGAATATGCTGGCTATGCCGTCATGGTGTGGAGTCATTACTCGTTTTTTGTTGGCAAGGAACTAACGCAACTCGAACGAGAGATAGCAATTTACACAGATGCGATTCATAAAATCAGCCAAGAAACAGCACTTAATAATACAAAAATCTGTTGGCAAGCAGTCTTAAACGTGATGGGAAGAAGCCAAAGCCTCTACCAGTTAAAGGGGGAAGCCTACGACGAAGAGAAAATGCTGCCGCTACATCAGCAAACTAACAATCAACTGGCAATTCATTACTTATACTTGCACAAACTTGCGCTTTGTTATTTGTTTGAAAATTACTCGGAAGCCTTGAAAAATATTCCTCAAGTAGAAAGTTCTTTCGGCGCATCTACAGGGCAGCTAACTGTTGTGATTTTCTATTTCTACGATTCTCTAGTACGGCTGGCTGTGTATTCCGATTCACAGTATGAACAAGAGGAGATTCTTAACCGAGTACAAGCTAATCAAGAAAAAATGCAGCAATGGGCGCATTATGCCCCAATGAATCATCTGCACAAATACTATCTAGTGGAGGCAGAACGGCATCGAGTTTTAGGAGAAAAAATAGCAGCAATGGAAATGTACGACAAAGCTATTGCTCTAGCTCAAGAAAATGAGTATATCAACGAAGAAGCACTGGCTTACGAATTAGCTGCTAAATTTTATTTGTCCTGGGGTAAACAAACTATTGCCCAAACTTACATGAATAATGCCTACCATGCCTATATCGGCTGGGGGGCTGTTGCTAAAGTTAATTATTTAGAAGAAAAATATCCGCAGTTGATTGTGCGATACTCGCATCTTGCAGATCGATCGCTCAGTATAGACCAAGCAACAACTGTCACCTCTTTTAGTAGCGCCGATTCTACAGATTTTCTAGATTTGGCAACAGTAATGAAAGCTTCTCAAAGCATTAACAGTGAAATTGTCCTTGCCAATTTGCTAGACAAGTTAATGAAAACTTTGATCGAAAATGCTGGTGCTGAAACTGGGGCATTGATTCTATCAAAATCTGATGAATTATTTATAGAAGCATCGGGGAATAAAGATGAAGTAAAAGTACTGGAATCAATACCAGTAGCAACGAGTCAGCAACTACCGATAGCAGTGCTTAATTATGTTGCCAGAACTGAGAAAGATGTTATTTTAAATGATGCTAGTAATGAGGATGTTTTTCAGGCTGATGCTTATATTAAAGAACACCAACCCAAGTCGGTTTTGTGTATGCCAATTGTCTATCAAGGCAAACTAACGGCGCTTCTTTATTTAGAAAATAATCTAATTACAGGTGCTTTTACGCCAAAACGGGTAGAAGTATTGCGACTGCTATCATCTCAAGCTGCGATCGCACTTTTAAATGCCCAACTCTACACTAACTTAGAAACAGCCAACCAACAATTAGCAGAATACAGCGATACTCTCAAAGCCAAAGTAGAAGAACGTACCCAACAATTAAAAGAAAAAAATGAGCGTCTGGAAGTAGAAATAAAAGAGCGCGAACGAGCCGAAAAAGCGGCTGATGCAGCCAACCAAGCAAAGAGTGAATTCCTTGCTAACATGAGTCATGAACTCCGCACCCCACTTAATGGGATTTTGGGTTACACTCAGATATCTAAAAAAGACCGAGATTTAAGTCACCAGCACAAACATCGTATAGATATCATTCATCAATGCGGTGAACACCTGCTAACACTGATTAATGATGTTCTAGATCTTTCTAAGATTGAAGCTAGAAAAATGGAGCTTTACCCAAAAGTATTTCATTTTTCAGAATTTTTACAAGGACTTGTCGAAATCTGCCGAATTAAAGCCGATCAAAAAGGAATTTTCTTAAATTATCAAATCCTTTCCACACTTCCAAAATTAATTCAAGCTGATGATAAACGGCTACGACAAATTTTGCTCAATTTACTTGGTAATGCTATCAAATTCACCGAGCAAGGAGCCGTAACGTTGCAAGTAAGTTATCAATATGAGAAAGTAGAGTTTCAAATCGAAGATACAGGCATTGGCATCGCTGAAGATGACTTAGAAGCCATATTTTCCCCATTTCAACAAGTAGGAGAAAATAGCCGCAAAACTGAAGGAACAGGATTAGGTTTGGCAATTACTCATCAGTTATTAGAACTTATGGGAGGCTCTATTAATGTCAAGAGTCGCTTAGGTCAAGGCAGCATTTTTACCATAGAATTATATTTACCGGAAGTTGATAAAAAAGCTGATGTTGCCACCTTTATAGAGCGTAATATCATTGGTTATCAAGGCGACAAACTGAAAATTTTGATAGTAGATGACAAGTGGACAAATCGTTCTGTTTTGGTCAATATGCTTTCCCCAATGGGGTTTGAAATCATGGAAGCAACCGATGGTTTGGATGGTTTGAAAAAAGCCAATGAATTTAAGCCAAATGCCATCTTGATGGACTTAGTAATGCCTGTGTTAGATGGCTTTGAAGCTACCCGTCAACTGAGAATGATACCAAAGTTAAAAGACACGGTAGTAATTGCTATATCTGCTAGCGTTTTAGAACCTGAGCAACGGCAAAGTATCGAGGTTGGTTGCAACGATTTTCTCTCCAAACCTATCCGACAAACAGATCTGTTAGAAAAGTTAAGGATTTACTTAGGGTTAGAATGGATTTATGAGGATTTAATCGAAAATCAACAAGAGATACAAGATACTAATTTTCAATTACAAAACTTAACAGAGTCTAGCGGTATTGAAAATGATCAATTAATTATTCCACCAGCCGCAGAAATAGCAAAATTACTCGATTTAGCTATGCGAGGCGACCTGCGTTCTATTGCTAAAGAAGCAACTAAACTCAAAGAGTTAGATCCGCAGTTGGAGCCTTTTGCTACCCATCTGTGTCAACTTGCTAAAGAGTTTAAAGGTAAACAAATTAGGGAATTTCTTAAACAGTTTTAA